In Lacibacter sp. H375, one DNA window encodes the following:
- a CDS encoding carboxypeptidase regulatory-like domain-containing protein: MKHLIYCLAMLCPCLSMCRPVTIKGNVINASGLPIAGATVTVLYSNNTTLTNKQGEFVLKNTSALDSIRITCHGYKTETVPNNERGLITVLLKRNFNKAENHTLKPLAIGDTMPPFLLSNLLNTYQQQIDLSQLPHKLVILDFWATWCSSCLKGFSKLDSLQKQFPLQLQPILVNNTLTTADTGEAIHNYLIKRNSSPKTTIRFPIAIEDGPELQQLFPRLFLPHYVWLYQNKVVAITASSALTKENIQSVLSGKPNPMKTKNDILSAAEGHSP, encoded by the coding sequence ATGAAACATCTCATTTATTGCCTGGCAATGCTTTGTCCTTGCTTAAGCATGTGTAGGCCCGTCACCATCAAAGGCAATGTCATCAACGCTTCCGGCCTTCCGATTGCTGGCGCAACAGTAACTGTGCTCTACAGTAACAACACAACCCTCACAAACAAACAGGGAGAGTTTGTTCTAAAAAACACTTCTGCTCTCGATTCCATCCGCATCACCTGCCATGGTTACAAAACAGAAACCGTTCCTAACAATGAGAGGGGTCTCATAACGGTGCTGCTCAAACGAAACTTTAATAAAGCAGAGAACCACACGTTAAAACCCCTCGCCATTGGCGATACCATGCCCCCGTTTTTATTATCCAATCTCCTCAACACGTACCAGCAGCAGATCGATCTTTCACAACTCCCCCACAAACTCGTCATCCTCGATTTTTGGGCCACCTGGTGCAGCTCCTGTCTAAAAGGCTTTTCAAAGCTCGATTCATTGCAAAAGCAGTTTCCTTTACAGTTACAACCCATCCTTGTCAACAACACCCTTACAACTGCAGATACTGGTGAGGCCATTCACAACTATCTCATCAAAAGAAACAGTTCACCCAAAACCACCATCCGTTTTCCCATAGCCATCGAAGATGGTCCTGAGTTGCAGCAACTTTTTCCACGCCTCTTCCTGCCGCACTATGTATGGCTTTATCAAAACAAAGTCGTCGCCATCACAGCCTCTTCCGCACTCACAAAAGAAAACATTCAGTCAGTCCTCTCTGGCAAACCCAACCCCATGAAAACAAAAAACGACATCCTGAGCGCAGCCGAAGGGCACTCGCCATAA
- a CDS encoding helix-turn-helix domain-containing protein has translation MPAKLDNIDISLKLAIAKRFAEIRKDSGKTQEAFAHESGRDKQSYNKNEKGKGATIYTINKFCIENGMTLKEFFDSPLFHTKRGKK, from the coding sequence ATGCCTGCTAAGCTGGACAATATTGATATTAGTTTGAAACTCGCAATTGCTAAGAGATTTGCAGAAATTAGAAAAGATTCTGGCAAAACACAAGAGGCTTTTGCCCACGAGTCGGGGAGAGATAAACAGTCTTATAATAAGAATGAAAAGGGTAAAGGAGCAACTATTTATACAATAAATAAATTCTGTATTGAGAATGGTATGACACTTAAAGAATTCTTTGATTCGCCATTATTTCACACAAAAAGGGGAAAGAAATAA
- a CDS encoding SusC/RagA family TonB-linked outer membrane protein, with translation MRILIIFLTLLTTSVKAQTLTGTIRNHENQPVPNATVTAVKNKTTVTTNNKGTFSITLSTLPDSLLITHISYQPQSIVITAASVTQPITLNFQPLTVDLETITINTGYQQLKPNETNGAITTITNKQLNQQVGTNILKRLEGVTAGLSFNEGYSNGNAQSKTGISVRGLGTINGPLDPLIVVDNFIYEGNIANINPNDVESIIVLKDAAAASIWGARAGNGVIVITTKKSRFNQKMKLEFSSSFIVTNKPGMSAIPEISSTEYIDLEEFLFNKGYFNSIIAEQYRAFSPAVDVFNKRKTGLLSAADSAAQINALKNINSRELYEKQVYSKAATQQYALNLRGGTTNLAWLLAAAYDKSNDHLSSTFDKLNLRFNNTYKPHKKLLIDVAVYYTNSKSVTGKPAYNTLTGINGRYVPYMQFADPDGNPLPISTLYNKNYTDTAGAGKLLSWQYNPLEDYKHNKGTTHTNELMASLGLNYTITKWLNLDLKYQYQLQNSTTESRAGIQSFDTRNTINLFSQLNRSTGIVNYIVPVGDIINIFNGSIKSQNARAQLNANKTWANHRVTALAGTEIREVLANKNGFIYYGYNSDPLAFTNVDHVNRYPTFITGNYERIAGPPAFAATANRFLSFYANLAYTFRQRYTLTASARKDGSNLFGATTNDKWKPLWSAGLGWELSKEKFYKLTWLPYIKLKSTFGYSGNVDLSRTALPVASYGRDFNTNLPAAAIGTLNNPGLRWEKVSQLNIAVEAASKNNRIALTAAYFIKKGTDLYAETPYDYTTWGVLNTIVTNAGDMEGRGIDLQLTTLNINQSFKWSTTLLFNYNTSKTTRYYEAASLRLSRLLGGGKNITPVIGKPLYSKAAYKWGGLDQFGNPQGYLNGQLSTNYSAIAMEGAQSGLKNGTVFYIGSSIPVYFGSVINTVSYKQLELSFNIAYKLGYWFSKPAISYSGLISNGYGNKEYSNRWLKPGDEAFTNVPSFQYPANSNRDGFYGSAEIHIRKGDQLRLQYINLNYTLPSLMKNKNVEKIEAWFNASGLGILWTANKERIDPDFPSGPKPPASFAFGLRATF, from the coding sequence ATGAGAATACTAATCATCTTCCTCACACTACTTACAACATCTGTAAAAGCCCAAACCCTCACCGGCACCATCCGCAACCACGAAAACCAACCCGTCCCCAATGCAACAGTAACTGCTGTCAAAAACAAAACAACAGTTACAACAAATAACAAAGGCACATTCAGCATCACACTTTCCACCTTACCCGACTCTTTGTTAATCACACACATCAGTTACCAGCCGCAATCAATAGTGATCACTGCCGCATCGGTAACCCAACCCATAACCCTTAACTTTCAACCCTTAACTGTCGACCTTGAAACAATAACTATCAACACCGGCTACCAGCAACTGAAACCAAACGAAACCAACGGTGCCATCACTACCATAACCAACAAACAACTCAACCAGCAAGTCGGTACCAATATCTTGAAACGCCTCGAGGGGGTCACAGCAGGGCTGTCGTTCAACGAAGGATACAGCAACGGCAATGCACAAAGTAAAACGGGTATTTCCGTACGTGGTCTCGGCACCATCAACGGCCCGCTCGACCCCCTCATTGTTGTCGACAATTTTATTTACGAAGGCAACATCGCTAATATCAACCCGAATGATGTCGAGAGCATAATAGTATTAAAAGACGCTGCCGCTGCGTCCATCTGGGGTGCACGGGCAGGCAACGGCGTTATTGTCATCACAACAAAAAAGAGCCGCTTCAATCAAAAGATGAAACTCGAATTCTCTTCATCATTTATTGTTACAAACAAACCAGGCATGTCGGCCATCCCCGAAATCAGCAGCACTGAGTACATCGATCTCGAAGAGTTTCTGTTTAACAAAGGTTACTTTAATAGCATAATTGCCGAGCAATACAGGGCTTTTTCTCCGGCTGTAGATGTATTTAATAAACGTAAAACCGGCCTGCTTTCCGCTGCCGATTCTGCTGCACAGATCAATGCATTAAAAAATATCAATAGCAGGGAGCTCTATGAAAAACAGGTGTACAGTAAAGCAGCCACACAACAATATGCACTTAATCTCAGGGGCGGCACCACAAATCTTGCATGGTTACTGGCAGCCGCTTACGATAAAAGCAATGATCATCTAAGCAGCACTTTCGATAAACTCAATCTTCGCTTTAATAATACCTACAAACCACATAAGAAACTGCTCATCGATGTAGCAGTATATTATACTAACAGTAAATCAGTAACAGGCAAACCGGCGTACAATACACTAACGGGCATCAATGGCCGCTATGTTCCTTACATGCAATTTGCTGATCCCGATGGCAATCCCTTACCCATATCCACATTGTATAATAAAAACTATACGGATACTGCCGGTGCAGGCAAACTGCTCAGTTGGCAATACAATCCGCTTGAAGATTACAAACACAACAAAGGCACCACCCACACCAATGAGCTCATGGCATCGCTTGGTCTCAACTACACAATTACAAAATGGTTAAACCTCGATCTCAAATACCAGTACCAGTTACAAAATAGCACAACAGAGTCAAGGGCAGGTATACAAAGTTTTGATACTCGCAATACCATAAATCTATTCAGTCAGTTAAACAGGTCAACAGGCATTGTCAACTACATTGTTCCGGTTGGAGATATCATCAACATCTTCAACGGTTCAATCAAAAGTCAGAATGCAAGGGCACAGTTAAATGCAAATAAAACCTGGGCAAATCATCGGGTAACCGCTTTAGCAGGAACAGAGATAAGGGAAGTGCTGGCAAACAAAAACGGTTTCATCTATTATGGTTATAACAGTGATCCCTTGGCATTTACAAACGTCGATCATGTAAATCGTTATCCAACGTTTATAACAGGCAATTATGAACGCATTGCTGGCCCCCCGGCATTTGCCGCAACAGCAAACAGGTTTCTTTCATTCTACGCAAATCTTGCATATACCTTTCGCCAGCGTTATACGCTCACGGCAAGTGCACGGAAAGATGGCTCCAATCTCTTTGGTGCCACCACAAACGATAAATGGAAACCGCTTTGGTCAGCTGGTCTGGGTTGGGAACTTTCAAAAGAAAAATTCTATAAGCTTACTTGGCTGCCTTACATAAAACTCAAATCAACCTTTGGCTATAGCGGCAATGTCGATTTAAGCAGAACAGCTTTACCCGTCGCATCCTATGGCCGTGATTTCAATACAAACCTGCCTGCTGCTGCCATTGGCACGCTCAACAATCCCGGCCTTCGTTGGGAAAAAGTAAGTCAGTTAAACATCGCAGTGGAAGCTGCTTCAAAAAACAATCGCATTGCATTAACTGCAGCATACTTCATCAAAAAAGGAACAGATCTCTATGCAGAAACACCTTACGATTATACAACATGGGGAGTACTCAATACAATTGTTACAAATGCTGGCGATATGGAAGGCAGGGGAATCGATCTCCAGCTCACAACACTCAACATCAATCAATCGTTTAAATGGTCAACAACTCTTCTGTTTAATTACAACACGAGTAAAACCACCCGTTATTACGAAGCGGCATCACTAAGGCTCAGCCGCTTATTAGGTGGAGGAAAAAACATCACACCAGTTATTGGTAAACCATTGTATAGCAAAGCGGCTTACAAATGGGGCGGTCTCGATCAGTTTGGAAATCCCCAGGGCTATCTCAATGGTCAGCTGAGTACCAATTATTCTGCCATCGCTATGGAAGGCGCTCAATCAGGATTAAAAAATGGAACGGTCTTTTATATTGGTTCATCCATTCCTGTTTACTTCGGTTCAGTCATCAATACCGTTTCATACAAACAGCTCGAGCTCTCCTTCAACATCGCATATAAACTCGGGTACTGGTTCAGCAAACCTGCAATAAGTTATAGCGGCTTAATCAGTAACGGTTATGGTAATAAAGAATACAGCAACAGGTGGCTCAAACCAGGCGATGAAGCATTCACGAATGTGCCTTCTTTTCAATACCCTGCCAATAGCAATAGAGATGGGTTCTACGGTAGTGCAGAAATACACATTCGCAAAGGCGATCAGTTGCGCCTGCAATATATTAATCTCAATTACACATTACCATCATTAATGAAAAATAAAAATGTAGAAAAAATCGAAGCATGGTTCAATGCTTCGGGCCTTGGCATCCTGTGGACGGCCAACAAAGAGCGTATTGATCCCGATTTTCCATCAGGTCCTAAACCGCCTGCATCATTTGCCTTTGGTCTCAGAGCTACATTTTAA